In the genome of Oceaniferula marina, one region contains:
- a CDS encoding beta-N-acetylhexosaminidase — MKLISLFIVWLLCPMCPMCLMAQLDIFPTPVSVAPGTGSFQITKDTVIYHDQISKSAAGLLRHQLEQSAGYQLSLRQGKAKGKSVILFTSRGVHADLGEEGYTLEVSPESIVMRANNDRGFFYAVQSLRQLLPAAALSGEMVQGQVWEIDAVSIRDHPRYAWRSFMLDSGRQYHTVDFIKRYLDLMAFHKMNTFHWHLSENLGWRMESKKYPKLHLVGSKVGKEQEQQGYYTQQEMRELVRYAAERHITIVPEIDIPGHSEAAMLSYPELTCTGQVAPSSGHSTNIYCGGKDLTYTFTKDILDELCDIFPSPYIHVGGDEAPKKNWVKCRYCQLKIKKHELGNEHNLQIHLMNHLADVLKARGRKTICWDDVLPSGKAKGTQAPALRDNIVIAWWHNHGLSNKIVIKAVQSGREVICNPNKYTYLNFPVTPWKRYGKNRTFDLADVFKTDAEFKGLTKSEKQLILGWGAALWTDFNVPQASIDKRVFPRMVALTEYMWQGEQTYEFDDYYKKLKTSHYPRLKAMGVDVGPALRGEIPEGFGWD, encoded by the coding sequence ATGAAACTTATCTCCCTTTTTATTGTATGGCTGTTGTGCCCGATGTGCCCGATGTGCCTGATGGCCCAGCTGGATATATTTCCGACACCGGTATCGGTGGCGCCGGGCACTGGCAGTTTTCAGATCACTAAGGATACGGTTATTTATCATGACCAGATCAGTAAGAGTGCGGCTGGTTTGCTTCGACATCAATTAGAGCAGAGTGCTGGTTATCAGTTAAGCCTTCGGCAGGGGAAAGCCAAGGGGAAGTCGGTGATTCTTTTTACCAGCCGGGGAGTCCATGCTGATTTGGGTGAAGAGGGATACACGCTTGAGGTTTCTCCAGAGTCGATCGTGATGAGAGCCAATAACGATCGTGGCTTTTTTTATGCGGTGCAGAGTCTCAGGCAGTTGCTCCCGGCCGCGGCCTTGTCAGGAGAGATGGTGCAGGGGCAGGTATGGGAAATCGATGCTGTCAGTATCCGTGATCACCCAAGATATGCGTGGCGCAGCTTTATGCTCGATTCCGGGCGCCAGTATCACACAGTTGATTTCATCAAGCGTTATCTGGATTTGATGGCCTTTCATAAGATGAATACCTTCCACTGGCATCTGTCTGAAAACCTTGGATGGAGAATGGAAAGTAAAAAATACCCCAAGCTGCATCTCGTCGGTTCCAAGGTAGGTAAGGAGCAAGAGCAGCAAGGGTATTACACGCAGCAAGAGATGCGCGAGTTGGTGCGTTATGCGGCGGAGCGTCATATTACGATTGTACCGGAGATCGATATCCCGGGGCATTCGGAGGCGGCGATGCTTTCTTATCCTGAGTTAACATGCACGGGGCAAGTGGCGCCATCGAGCGGACATTCCACGAATATTTATTGTGGGGGAAAGGATCTGACCTATACCTTCACCAAAGACATCCTTGATGAACTTTGCGATATTTTCCCATCGCCTTACATTCATGTTGGTGGAGACGAAGCCCCGAAAAAAAACTGGGTGAAGTGCCGGTATTGCCAGTTGAAGATTAAGAAGCACGAGCTGGGAAATGAGCACAACCTTCAAATCCATCTGATGAATCATTTGGCTGATGTTCTGAAAGCGCGTGGGCGTAAAACGATCTGCTGGGATGATGTTTTACCGTCTGGAAAGGCCAAGGGTACCCAGGCACCGGCTCTACGCGATAATATCGTGATTGCATGGTGGCACAACCACGGCTTGAGTAACAAGATTGTCATCAAAGCTGTGCAATCGGGCAGGGAAGTGATTTGTAATCCGAACAAATACACCTATCTCAACTTTCCGGTGACACCATGGAAAAGGTATGGCAAAAACCGAACCTTTGATCTCGCGGATGTGTTTAAGACGGATGCTGAGTTTAAAGGCCTGACGAAAAGTGAAAAGCAATTAATCCTCGGGTGGGGGGCTGCGCTCTGGACGGATTTTAATGTGCCGCAGGCGAGTATTGATAAACGTGTATTTCCTCGCATGGTTGCACTGACGGAGTACATGTGGCAAGGGGAACAGACATACGAATTTGATGATTATTACAAAAAACTTAAAACGAGTCATTACCCTCGCTTGAAAGCGATGGGGGTGGATGTCGGACCAGCACTTCGGGGTGAAATCCCGGAGGGTTTTGGTTGGGATTAG
- a CDS encoding DUF6288 domain-containing protein, protein MMKPLIPSLLLTCLMPWPLTAEDAEARFNFNAWKQDRGAVMAINEWHKENPSPYRSYFPSTKTESMEKWYINLGPLGIRNRMHDRTWSLFPACKELFPKALSDEHGLVFNNFEVDGVRKNSPAEGQLQKGDLIVELDGQRLLAAQHMFLDRAVDNKLVRGIEIHAGNLIDKAEGRGEIKVTVLRLPDELKSKSITGLRSWKQVGKSNIDSAGKLSVPLGQADVFRIQASNKKAGVKLEEVYLVNAEGVKMPVRISYKRGSLLGALLEVPEGSWTLVGDVTCKKATELKVETLPVVDYPAALKKHLKTVTLKLDAIGSFGDGYDPECDKVKNYAAMVAHRLATQQNKDGSWSAKSYASQSFYTSAIGLALLSTDNPLYDANIKLAAHYVANAGERDKWTYSNGMWLVFLAEYYLKTKDETILPALKMHVANCRRFVMSDYTSGHSDGGPGYGGSGYIGGGGVLALGFALASHTPVMSEDDQAVLDKMLSRVQEIAPHGKVPYGRSGKSTQTTPMPGQGGSCGTGPYFLASLIRGGAPLFTENATKRYSTAPFGSAENGHATQTLHFVWACLSTANCGAEAHRQNMSDYLWKFTTLRDHDGFVNQNGYRVEYHNGDGVIGGPYWRMAGYLMIFNAHKRNLAITGNPKFRTAARELPVVFHRDRAMYNEVMRSWALAEAYLGDKVPSEFTTAVTALRAIKPGENLGTDLRALLKQHAPVVAKSILASKDLPKGLAPAQLVELVMGVSFEASCHPDIMADYDDGLGARADKAAQKEAKAKMKKEQKKREKQLAAGKIDKVSHRLVIRPVSRLQADSEKAGGMDVGTALFTVKDLIIEVADPSKDYLKKPLREKVNLAALEGFKRGKPVMGEKVPGQLHVFDMKSGAQGRLLVKVTYSLAGIPISYTAPMDIPAPEARGYVPILCRVPVKGTVSEDYDGRSYCALIQLETGQLVGCEHRNHPAKYLLAGSSYDFEISPGSTWAHDLRAAKSLTPDHRLARVTSVEGVKDGQKLHDHRYDGGIELEEGTRIITIDLEKAEAIQRVFIQLAALQKGKGAPRVPHTFEAMVDGKWTLLRKGFISGMMPVIANNTKQVRLTLEVPKGGVLLQEVNLITQSPLVRKPAMSW, encoded by the coding sequence ATGATGAAACCATTGATTCCTTCATTGTTGCTTACATGCCTCATGCCGTGGCCTCTAACGGCTGAAGATGCTGAAGCCAGATTTAATTTTAATGCCTGGAAACAGGATCGCGGAGCTGTGATGGCGATTAACGAATGGCACAAGGAGAACCCATCTCCTTACCGTAGTTATTTTCCATCGACCAAGACGGAGAGCATGGAGAAATGGTATATCAATCTGGGGCCGCTTGGAATCAGAAACCGGATGCATGATCGGACGTGGAGTTTATTTCCAGCCTGTAAGGAGTTGTTTCCAAAGGCACTGAGTGATGAGCATGGATTGGTCTTCAACAACTTTGAGGTTGATGGTGTGCGCAAGAACTCACCCGCGGAGGGGCAGCTTCAAAAGGGAGACCTGATTGTAGAGTTAGACGGGCAGCGGTTATTGGCTGCCCAGCATATGTTTTTGGATCGAGCGGTGGATAACAAATTGGTCCGCGGGATAGAGATTCATGCTGGCAACCTTATCGACAAGGCGGAAGGTCGGGGCGAGATTAAGGTGACGGTGCTACGGCTTCCGGATGAACTGAAATCAAAGTCGATCACGGGACTTCGATCGTGGAAACAGGTGGGCAAAAGCAACATCGACAGTGCTGGCAAATTGTCCGTGCCTCTTGGTCAAGCCGATGTCTTCCGGATTCAAGCAAGCAACAAAAAGGCCGGGGTCAAGCTGGAGGAAGTTTATTTGGTAAATGCCGAGGGCGTGAAGATGCCAGTTCGCATTTCCTACAAACGGGGGAGTTTGCTGGGCGCTCTGCTTGAAGTGCCGGAAGGAAGTTGGACATTGGTCGGTGATGTGACATGTAAAAAAGCAACGGAACTGAAGGTCGAAACCTTGCCTGTGGTCGATTACCCGGCGGCACTGAAAAAACATCTCAAAACAGTGACGTTGAAGCTGGACGCAATCGGTAGTTTTGGCGATGGCTACGACCCTGAGTGTGACAAGGTGAAAAACTACGCCGCAATGGTTGCGCATCGATTGGCAACACAACAAAATAAGGATGGATCTTGGTCCGCCAAGTCGTATGCCTCCCAGTCGTTTTATACTTCGGCGATCGGGCTGGCTTTGCTCTCAACTGACAATCCTCTCTACGATGCGAACATTAAACTTGCGGCCCACTATGTGGCGAATGCCGGTGAGCGTGACAAGTGGACGTATTCCAATGGGATGTGGTTGGTCTTTCTCGCCGAGTATTATCTAAAGACAAAGGATGAGACGATTCTACCCGCCTTGAAGATGCACGTGGCCAATTGCCGTCGCTTTGTGATGAGCGACTATACTTCGGGCCATAGTGACGGTGGCCCGGGTTACGGAGGGTCCGGATATATTGGCGGTGGCGGCGTGTTAGCGCTTGGCTTTGCTCTTGCAAGCCACACCCCGGTGATGAGTGAGGACGATCAGGCGGTGCTGGACAAGATGCTGTCGCGTGTGCAGGAAATCGCTCCACACGGTAAGGTCCCCTATGGTCGGTCAGGTAAAAGCACACAAACCACGCCGATGCCCGGGCAAGGTGGCTCTTGTGGAACCGGACCGTATTTTCTCGCTTCTTTGATTCGTGGTGGTGCGCCCTTGTTTACGGAAAATGCCACCAAACGTTACTCGACGGCACCTTTTGGGTCGGCCGAAAATGGTCATGCCACCCAGACACTGCACTTTGTTTGGGCCTGTCTATCCACGGCGAACTGCGGGGCGGAAGCCCATCGTCAAAACATGAGCGATTATCTGTGGAAATTCACCACGCTACGCGATCACGATGGATTTGTGAACCAGAACGGATACCGCGTCGAATACCATAATGGTGATGGTGTAATTGGTGGGCCTTATTGGCGCATGGCAGGGTATTTGATGATCTTTAATGCGCATAAGCGTAACCTTGCGATTACGGGTAATCCGAAGTTCAGGACGGCAGCTCGTGAATTGCCGGTGGTGTTCCATCGGGACCGCGCCATGTATAACGAAGTGATGCGCAGCTGGGCCCTGGCGGAAGCTTACCTCGGTGACAAGGTTCCTTCTGAATTTACCACAGCGGTGACCGCCCTGCGTGCGATCAAACCCGGTGAAAACCTGGGGACGGATCTGCGTGCGCTTCTCAAGCAACATGCGCCGGTGGTTGCCAAGAGTATTTTGGCCAGTAAAGACCTGCCGAAGGGGCTTGCCCCGGCCCAGCTTGTCGAATTGGTGATGGGTGTTTCCTTTGAGGCATCTTGCCATCCCGACATCATGGCGGACTACGATGACGGCCTGGGAGCCCGTGCCGATAAGGCGGCTCAAAAAGAGGCCAAGGCAAAGATGAAGAAAGAGCAGAAGAAACGTGAAAAGCAGTTGGCGGCTGGTAAGATCGATAAGGTTTCCCACCGCTTGGTGATTCGGCCAGTGAGCCGCTTGCAGGCTGACTCGGAAAAGGCTGGAGGCATGGATGTCGGAACTGCTCTTTTCACTGTCAAGGATCTGATCATCGAAGTCGCAGACCCCAGTAAAGACTATTTGAAGAAACCTTTACGTGAAAAAGTGAACCTTGCGGCTCTGGAAGGATTCAAGCGGGGTAAGCCGGTCATGGGGGAAAAAGTTCCCGGGCAGTTGCATGTGTTTGACATGAAATCAGGAGCACAAGGGAGACTGCTGGTGAAAGTGACATACTCTCTTGCCGGCATCCCGATCAGCTACACTGCGCCGATGGATATTCCAGCTCCGGAAGCCCGAGGCTATGTGCCGATCCTGTGTCGTGTGCCCGTTAAAGGTACTGTATCGGAAGATTACGACGGCAGGTCCTATTGTGCGTTGATTCAACTTGAAACAGGGCAGTTGGTCGGGTGTGAGCACCGGAATCATCCGGCAAAATACCTTCTTGCAGGGTCGAGCTACGATTTTGAAATCAGTCCTGGAAGCACCTGGGCTCATGACCTTCGGGCTGCCAAGTCCCTGACTCCTGATCACCGTCTTGCCCGTGTAACTTCGGTCGAAGGTGTGAAGGATGGGCAAAAACTCCACGACCATCGCTATGATGGTGGCATCGAACTTGAGGAAGGAACCAGAATCATCACGATCGACTTGGAAAAAGCCGAAGCAATTCAGCGCGTCTTTATCCAATTGGCTGCATTACAAAAAGGCAAAGGCGCCCCACGTGTCCCCCATACGTTTGAAGCCATGGTCGATGGGAAATGGACGCTGCTTCGCAAAGGTTTTATCTCAGGGATGATGCCGGTCATTGCAAACAACACCAAGCAGGTTCGTTTGACACTTGAAGTCCCGAAAGGAGGTGTTCTGCTCCAGGAAGTTAATCTGATTACCCAATCTCCGCTTGTCCGGAAGCCGGCAATGAGCTGGTGA